Part of the Brevibacillus brevis genome is shown below.
TGTGCGATGAACACGAGCGGCACCAGAACTGCTCCGGTGGTTACGCGAGGAGCGTACGGCACTCTGGTTTCCTTGCCGTTTTTGTAGGCAAACGTGCTGTTCTGGTACATGCGCAGCGCGTAGGTTTTGTCCTTGGCTACCAGCAAGGATTTGTTCATGGTATCCCAGGCTGCGGATCCGCCGAGCGCGATTGCCAGCGTGCTGGCATTCACGTAGGCTACCCCGTTTTCCGTCACGATGTCTTGTGGAAACGGCAGCTCCTTGTTGTTCAAATTGACTTTGATTTTTTGTTGTTGGACAGGAGCCGTTTGCGCAAAGGCAGCGGTCGCTGCCACACTGCTGGTCAATAGTGCCGCTGTCAACAACATCGCGGGAATCTTGCGAAGCATAATAAACACCTCTCGTTTGAAATGAAATGACTTCCAAATTTGTAACGTTCGACATCATCGACAAAATCCCTTTTTTTCCATACCATTCTTTTCCTATGTAAAAGAAACCCTTCTCATGACCACACTAAAGGGAAAAAGACGCGAAAAATATATCCCGCGAACAAATGTTTTTGTGCACAACCTGTTGATAACTTTGTGGATAAACTCCCGAAGCGAGGTACGCCAATGGCAGACGAGCGATTTTTCCTGATCTATCAGGAGGCAAGCGATGAAGAATGCCTGTTGACGATCCAGCCGTACCAGGACGAACAGGCGCTGGCGGAAGCCATCAATCAGCTGCAAGCCAAGCAAGTAGACGAGTACACCATCATCAAGGGAAGGAAAATGACGGCAAAGCTCCGTCTGGCGGTTGAATTGAGCGAGGCCGCCGACGACGAATAAATGTTTTCTCTCCTCCATAGGTTTAGGGAGAAGCAAGTTGGCAAACATGGTAGGGAGGGCTTGCAGTTAATTGTTTGACCTTCATTGACCTTTTGTGTATGATATTCTTACAAAGAGAGGAGGAAGACTAGATGCACATGAATTTGATCCCTACTGTCATTGAACAGACAAACCGCGGTGAACGTGCTTACGATATCTACTCGCGCCTGCTCAAGGACCGCATCATCTTTCTGGGTACCCCGATCAACGACACGGTAGCCAATATTGTGGTAGCGCAACTGCTGTTCCTTCAGGCGGAGGATCCGGATAAAGACATTTCTCTGTACATTAATAGCCCTGGTGGCTCCATTACAGCCGGTATGGCCATTTACGATACGATGAATTTCATCAAGCCTGCTGTCTCCACGATCTGTATCGGTATGGCGGCTTCCATGGGCGCCTTCCTGCTGGCTGCCGGTGAGAAAGGCAAGCGTTTTGCGCTTCCGAACAGCGAAGTGATGATCCACCAACCGCTCGGCGGTGCCCAAGGTCAGGCGAGCGACATCGAGATCGCGGCAAAACGCATTTTGAAAATGCGCGACCACCTGAACAAGATCCTGGCCGAGCGCACCGGTCAGCCTCTGGAACGCATCCAGAAGGACACGGATCGGGACAACTTCCTCACTGCTGCTGAGGCCGTCGAGTACGGATTGATCGACAAAGTGATCACATCCGAGCCTTCTTCGAAAAAGTAAGCACACAAACGAAAACACCCGACCAATTTGGCCGGGTGTTTTTTTGATTTGGCTATTCGGCAGGGATGTATGCAAAGCCCGTGCGAATCGCATGGCTGTAATCGGGTCTGCCCGCTTTCTCGGCGAGCTTTGCTGCCTGCTCCCAGTCATAAGGCAGCATCACCTGTTCGATCCCCCATCCATTTTTCGTCTGCCGCAGGATTGCATATCTCGCGTGGGGAGACATGGCTTCCATCACATGAGGATAAGGCGCGTCCTCATAGTACGCCGGGAAGCCTACGCTGCCGGGGTTGAGGACGAGCTTGCCGTCCGGCAGGTGCACGCACCGGGGCAAATGAGTATGCCCACAGACGACGATGCTTTGCGGCACTTCCCGGAGCAGCTCTGCCACCTCCAGGACGTTTTTGGCCGTCGCCCCTCGTTCGTTCACCTCTTCCAGCAAATACTGCTCATCGGAGAAAGGCGTTCCGTGGCAAAACAGAATGTCCTCGAACACCCACGCGTTGCGGAAGGTTCGGATCCATTCCAGCATCTCCTGTGTGAGCAGCGGCTTGACCTGCTGAAAGGTAAGCGAAGGACTCTCTTCCTGAAGCAAAGCCCTGTCGCAGTTTCCCATGATCGAGACGATATCGCTCCGCTCCATCAGCCGCTTGGCACTCTCCACGGGAGCGACTGGCCCGAACAGCGTATCTCCCAGATTCACGACCGTATCGATGCCTCTTCGGGCAATATCAGACAGCACGGCGTCAAGCGCATACACATTGGAATGAACATCGGACAGTACGGCAATCGTCTTGGTCGTCATGAGGCGTTGGGTGCCTTTTTCACAGACGCGACGTGGTAAGCCCCTACATCCACGCTCACGATGTACTCAGGCGCCGGCTTGCCGCGGTTGGCCTTGTGTCCGGCAATATGGGCATCGCTCTTCTCCCACTGCTTCCAGTGCTCTTCCGACTCCCAGCGCACCAGCACCATGACTTCTTCATCGCCGCGCTGCACTTTTTTCACCATGACGGTGAGGTCCACGAACCCTTCCTGTTTTTCGATCAACCCTTCCCCGCTGAAGCGATCTACGACTTTATCTGCATTTCCTTCGGTCACGACGGTTTTTCGAACTTGTACGAACATATTTTTCCTCCCCCGATTCCCTCTCTGTTTTCCTGTTATTATTATAATTGATACTGATTCTCATTGTCAAACTTGAAACTGCCACCCTTGTCTTTTGTCCGCTTTCGCTTAAAAATTCCTGTAGGTTCCCTTCAAAAAAAGAACCGATCAACCATCCGGACGATCCTCATGGTTGCTCGGCTCGCTTTTCGATTACCTTTCCTCCAGCTGTTCTACCTCGACCCGCAAACTGCTTGCAGGATTTCGTTCCGTATGGACGCGGGCGGTCGCCGTGGATTCATCGAGCTCGTCAATCCACACGGAATCTCCCTTGTAGTGGACTACGATCTTGTCCTCGGAACGAACAATCTCCCGGGCGCGTGTCAGATCCATCTTGATCCCTCCTTATGCCTCGACGTTTTCATCGGCTTGTTCTTCGTTGCTCGCCCCGCTCATTGTGTCGACGGTGGTCTCCTCGATAAGTCCATTTTGATCAGATACGGTCCCGCCACCTAGACCTTCGTTGATCATGCGGTCAATGTCCATGTCATAGGCTTCGCGTCCCTCCGTGTACGGTTCGCGGTTGCTCATGTCGCTTTCCCCCTTGTCAAGTTTTACATGCTTTAGCATGTCCCAACCGGGTGGAAAACGATGCAACGTCCTGCGCATTTCCTGCACAAAAAAAGACACTCGCCCGCGGGTAAGTGTCTTTCGTCTTCTATTCTTCCTTGCTCACCAGGTTGGCAAGGCTCTTGACTGCCTGGGAAGCATCCGGCCCTTCCGCCGAGATGGTGATTTCCGTTCCCGAACTGATCGCAAGGCTCATGATGCCCATGATGCTTTTCGCGTTTACTTTTTTGTTATCTTTTTCCACGAATACTTCGGCTGCAAAACGGTTGGCCTCTTGTACGAAAAAGGCCGCCGGACGTGCTTGCAAACCGGTCTTCAATTGAACCACGACCTGCTGTTGAACCATGAATGGACCTCCTAACTCGGTAACCTATTATCCATTAGTATATCATGTATCTACATCGAAATATTTTGTTTTTCTCGTAATTTGTCAGCGATTTCGTTAATTTTTCGCAGGCGGTGGTTGACTCCTGATTTGCTGACCACCCCGCTCGGCAGCATTTCCCCCAATTCCTTCAAGTTGATGTCGGGGTGAGCTACTCGGAGCTCCGCCACTTCGCGCAAGCGTTTGGGCAGGTTTTCCAGTCCGATCTCCTGGTCGATCAGTTGGATGTTTTCCAGCTGCTGGGTGGCTGCGTTCACCGTTTTGTTGATGTTGGCGATTTCACAGTTGTGCAGACGGTTGACCGAGTTGCGCATATCCTTCACGATCCGCACGTCCTCAAAATAGAGCAGGGCCTGGTGCGCCCCGATCAGGCTGAGAAACTCCGTAATCTTTTCGCCTTCTTTAATATAGAAAACATACCCTTTTTTCCGCTCGATGCACTTGGCATTTAGTTTATACCGATTGGCGATCTTGGTCAATGCCTCGCAAAAATCCTGATAGGACGTAAAGATCTCCAAATGGTAGCTGGACGCCTCCGGGTGGTTTACGGAGCCCCCGGCCAGAAAAGCTCCCCGCAAATAAGCCGCGCGGCAGCACGACTTTTTCACGAGCTCGGGAGCGATCCCGGGAACGAAGGAGAGGCTTTGATCCATGATTCCCAGGTCTTGCAGGATCTCGTTGGCCTTGCTCGGAATTCTCACGATGTACACGTTGTTTTTCTTGAGGCGCATTTTTTTCCGGACCAATAGCTCGGCATGGATATGAAACAACCTTTTGATCAAGGTGTAAATCCGTCTGGCAATCGCCGCGTTTTCCGTGGTGACATCGAGCACTAGCCGTCCGGCTCCGAACTGAAGACTGCCGTTCATGCGGATCAGGGCGGACAATTCCGCCTTGCTGCAGCAGTCAGCGCCTTCCTGCATCGTTAATTCCTTTTTGGTTTGCGCGGCGAATGACATCGACCTTCACTCCTTCTCTATCTTCAGCACCTTCCTTCTGCGCTTGACGAGAGCCACTACCTGTTTGCTCACCGCCTGCGCATCGTGTCTAAGGAAGCCGTCCTCGAATGTGACCAGCGGCTTCGCCACGACATGCAAACCGAGCTGTCGCAGCTTTTTCAGATCACATGGGACAGGAGCTGCTCCTTTTTCGGCGTACTTCTCCAAAACGTGTCCCGGCAGCTCTGCAGAATTGACAATAATCGTATCTAAAAATGGTCCATCGACGTGCTCGTACATGACGTTCACATGCTTCGAAGCCGTAAACCCGTCCGTTTCTCCCGGCTGCGTCATCACGTTGCAGATGTAAATCTTCGGGGCCGTCGCCTGTTTGATCGCGGCAAACAGCCCCCGTACCAGCAAATTGGGCAGAATGCTGGTGTAAAGGCTTCCGGGCCCGATCAAGATCGCATCCGCCTCTTCGATCGCGGCCAGTGCTTCACTAAGCGGCACGGCGTCTTCCGGGTCGAGAAACACCCGTTTGATCTCTTTGCCGGTCAACGGTATTTGTGATTCGCCCATCACGAGGGATCCGTCGGTCATTTCCGCTACGAGCCGAATTGACTGGGTTGACGCAGGCAACACGTCCCCGCGTACCGCCAGCACCCCGCTGAGCGTCTTGACAGCCGTGACAAAATCGCCCGTGATCTCGTTCATCGCTGCAAGTAGTAGATTTCCCAAATTATGCCCTGCCAATCCCGTACCCGTGGAAAAACGGTACTGCATCACTTTTTCCATCAACGGCTCCGTATCGGCCAAGGCGGTCAAGACATTGCGAATGTCTCCCGGGGGGAGCATATCCATCTCCTCGCGCAATCGCCCGGAGCTCCCTCCGTCGTCAGCCACAGTAACAATTGCGGTAATATGCACAGGCTCGTGTTTGAGCCCTCGCAACAACACGGACAGACCCGTCCCTCCGCCGATTACGACAATACGCAACTGTCTTGGCTGCAGCCTCCCCATTCCCTTCGTCGGCATATGTCACCTCATTATCCACTTAGTGCCCTCTGGCACGTGGCCTTTTCTCTGTCAGGGGCATCCCCCAATTTCTTCCTGCATCCTATGCTCACTTGTTCTTTTCGATGTCACGATGGCTCACCCGCACCGTAAAATCTTTTCCGAACGTCTCTCCCAAATGTTCGGCGATGGCCACAGAGCGATGCTTTCCGCCCGTGCAGCCGATGCCAATGACGAGCTGGCTTTTGCCCTCACGCTGGTAGTGCGGCAGCGTAAACGCCAGGAAATCTGTCAGCTTTCCGAGGAATTCTTGCGTCTCGCTATGTTTCATGACGTAATCCGCGACTTCCCGGTCACAGCCGGTCTTGGGGCGGAGTTCTTCTACATAGTGCGGATTCGGCAGGAACCGCACATCAAACATCAAGTCGGCATCGATAGGAGCGCCGTATTTAAACCCGAATGAAAGTACGTTGATCGTAAGCGGAGATCCCTGCTGCCCGTACTGGCTGATGATCTTTTCCCGCAGCTGGGCCGGTTTCATCTGGCTTGTATCGATGATCTGGTGCGCCCATCCTTTCATCTCTTGCAGCAGGCGGCGCTCAGCGTGAATCCCTTCCAAGGGTGAACCGTTTGGCGAAAGCGGATGGCGGCGACGCGTTTCCTTGTAGCGAGACACCAATGTCGTATCGCTCGCATCCAGATAAAGAATGTGGTACGAAAGTCCGTTCATCTGATTGAGGCTCTCGATCGTATCGGACAGGCTCTCGAAGAACTCGCGTCCGCGCAAATCGATCACCAATGCAACCCGCTCGATACTTCCGCCGGACTGCTTGACCAGCTCGGCAAATTTGGGGATCAGCACCGGCGGCAGGTTGTCTACACAAAAATAGCCCAAGTCTTCCAAGCTTTGTACAGCAACAGTCTTCCCAGCACCGGACATCCCCGTAATGATCAGCAGATTAATGGCCTTGTCGTTTCCCAATTCCGTCACGCATCTCGCCTCCTACGATTCTGACAATAGCATACCATAATGGCTGGCATATTCGCATCCTTTTGCACGCTTCCCGCGACCCCTCACGTACAAGCCTGCAGAGAAAAAAAAGATGCGCGGCTGAATCCCAGCCACGCAACAATTGTTTATATAGATAAGGGGGTCAATTCATTGTCTTTATCTTAACTCCCAAATATTTCACTTATGTTACAACCAGGTTAAGAGATTGTGACATTTTGTTCCTTTAACGCTTCATTGAGTTCTTCCACATAGTGCTGAGCGGATTGGGCTGCAATGGATCCGTCGCCTGTTGCTGTCACGACTTGGCGCAGCATTTTTTCGCGTACATCCCCTGCGGCGAATACGCCTTTTACTTTGGTGTACATTTTCTCATCGGTCAGTACATAGCCGGCATCGTTGGTGATGCCCAGCGAACGCACGCTTTCTGTCAGCGGGTCCATCCCTACGTAGATGAATACGCCATCGGTGGCAAATTCCCGTTGCTCGCCGGTCTTGTTGTTTTCCAGCAGGACGGATTGGACCTTGCCTTCACCGCGGATTTCTTTTACAGCCGTATCCCAGATCACTTCGATCTTTTCGTTTTCAAATGCGCGTTTTTGCAGGATTTTTTGGGCGCGGAACTGATCGCGGCGGTGGATGATGGTCACTTTGGACGCAAAGCGGGTCAGGAACACCGCTTCTTCTACAGCGGAGTCGCCGCCGCCTACCACTACCAGCTCCTTGTTGCGGAAAAAGGCACCGTCACATACCGCGCAATACGATACGCCGCGGCCGGACAGTTCTTTTTCGCCCGGTACGCCGAGGAGACGGTGTTCAGCACCTGTCGCGATGATGACCGACTTGGCCAAGTATTCCTTGTCGCTCGTGATCACCCGCTTGTACGGTGCTTCGTCGCGGACTTCCTTGATCTCTCCGTAAGCGTACTCAGCGCCGAATTGCTGTGCGTGTTCGAACATTTTGGTGGACAGGTCAGGACCGAGAATCGATGTAAAGCCTGGGTAGTTCTCGATCTCCTCTGTATTGGCCATTTGGCCGCCAGGGATCCCTCTCTCCAGCATCAGCGTGCTCATGTTGGCGCGGGAAGTGTATACTGCAGCCGTCATACCGGCAGGGCCGGCACCGGCAATGATCACATCATATATTTTTTGTTCACTCATATAGGATGCCTCCTTGGCAAGCAGGTTTGTCTTTCCTTGTTTAAACTAATTATAATGTAATAATCTATTTAAAATCAAGCGTCGTCAATACTTTGACGCACTTCGCGACAGTCGAGACGGATATCCCGTATTTTTCGGCCAGGTGAGCTTGCGATTTTTTATCGTGCGTCACGGCTCCGTATACATATTCTAATGCGGCGACCCACGCTACTGCTTTCCGCACTTGTACTTGACCGCTCGCATACTCTCCATGCTCTCGCCACACCTGCAGACACCAGTTGCCTGCCGATGCCTGTCCGCTCTCCAACAGGTAGCGGCGGATGCTCTCCTCGACGCTTTCCCCGGTCGTTTCTTCGGGAGCTGTCTGCTTTGGCAAATGCTCCGGCATGGCCGCACCCATATCGGCCAAGGCCAGCAATGCCAGCTTTTGCAGCTGCGGATCATCCGTCGCGTGATAAAACTGACGGACAGCCTGCTCGGCTTCATCGTCGCCAATCAGCGACAAGGTCTGCAATACCGCGAATTTGACTTCGTCTCTGCCATGCTGCAGGGCCCAGAGCAAGGACGCGCGAATCATCGGATCAGTCTTGAAGTCTTCCACGCCTGTGAAAGAAGCCTGCTCCCACGACACGTTCCGTTGCGGCGGATTGTATTGATAAGGGATCGGTTTTATAGTTTCCCCTTCTTGTTCGTTTTTTACCATTTGAATGTACTGGTCGGCAATGCCGGCTTCCGGGTCCATCTGCTTGGCCTTTTGCCACCAGCGCAGCGCCTGGTCCTTGCGTCCGCTCAAATAGGCGGAGATAGCTGCGTAGTGGTACGTGCAAGCCTCGTTTGGACGTCCCGCCCTCAGCATTCGCTGATAATGGAAGTAGGCCTCATCGTGCTGCCCCAGCACCCCCATGGTCGTCGCCAGCTTGTAGGTGTTCTCCGGATGAAACGGCACGACCTTTTTCAGCATGTCCATCAAAGTGATCAGCTCCGCCGCCTGGTTGTGATGCGACAGCAGCACGGCCAGGTTGCATAGTGCATGCAGGTTGCCTTGCTCCAGCTCCAGCGTCTTTTCGATCGTCTTCATGGCATTTTGGAAATCGCCGACATAGTAGTAGGCGAGCGACAAATTATTCCAGGCGGGAAGGAAGGACGGGTCCGCTTCCACGATTTCCTTCAAGATGTCCAGCGCTTCCAGAAAGCGCCCTTCTTCAAGGCTGCGTCTCGCCCGCTCATGCTTGCTGAAGACGTCCTCCTTGTCGCTCGGCAAAAAGTGGCGAGGCGGCATATCCAGCTCGAAGTAAATGTAATCGAGCAGTTCTTCGGCTTCCTCCCGATACGGACCGTTACCATCTTCCTGGAGATAACGGATCGCCATTTCTTCCGCCATCTGGTAGTCTTCCAGATTGGCGTAGTTGTTTGCCATGTAAAAATATACTTCCGTCATGGAGGTATCCCATTTTTCGATCACTTCATAGAGCACGTCATTCGATGCTTCAAATTGCCCGGTCTCGGCGAGCGCACTTGCCAGATGGCAGTGGCACTCAGCATTCGTAGGCTCTAGCTCAATCGCACGGCGAAAAGAACGCAGTGCTTTTTCGTAATCATAGCGGTTCAAAAAGCGCGTGCCTCTGTCGAGAAAAAAGGCAGCGTCTTGTTTAAAGTCAACGACTGTTGTTTTCTTCAAAATACCTTTGTTATGTTTCATAGAACCTCCAACATCGTAGGAGCAGTTACTTCAAGTATCGTACCAGATGCGCTGCTGCCCTACAAGCTGACTCGTCTTGTAAAGTGTTCTGTGGGTAAAAGCAGGAAAACACCACTTGCTATGGAGCCAGTGGTGTTTACGGACAACGAATGGAGCGGACGACGGGTCTCGAACCCGCGACCTTCGCCTTGGCAAGGCGACGCTCTACCAATTGAGCTACGTCCGCATGACTTTCTATCTATTTCATTTATACCCTTAGAAAAAACTGGTGAGCCATGAAGGACTCGAACCTTCGACCCTCTGATTAAAAGTCAGATGCTCTACCAACTGAGCTAATGGCTCGCACATGGTGGCTCGGGACGGAATCGAACCGCCGACACGAGGATTTTCAGTCCTCTGCTCTACCGACTGAGCTACCGAGCCGCATTGTTCTTTTCATTGCCATTTGGGAAAATGGCGGAGCTGACGGGACTCGAACCCGCGACCTCCGGTGTGACAGACCGGCGTGAACTCCAACTTCACCACAGCTCCATTTTGAAAGAATAGCGACAAATGTCATTCCTTCAAAACTGAATACGCATGTATGCAAGGATTGTGTGGATAAGCCCTCGACCGATTAGTATTCGTCAGCTCCACGCGTTGCCGCGCTTCCACACCGAACCTATCAACCTCATCGTCTATGAGGGGTCTTACCAGCTTAACGCTGTGGGAAGTCTCA
Proteins encoded:
- the trxB gene encoding thioredoxin-disulfide reductase, which translates into the protein MSEQKIYDVIIAGAGPAGMTAAVYTSRANMSTLMLERGIPGGQMANTEEIENYPGFTSILGPDLSTKMFEHAQQFGAEYAYGEIKEVRDEAPYKRVITSDKEYLAKSVIIATGAEHRLLGVPGEKELSGRGVSYCAVCDGAFFRNKELVVVGGGDSAVEEAVFLTRFASKVTIIHRRDQFRAQKILQKRAFENEKIEVIWDTAVKEIRGEGKVQSVLLENNKTGEQREFATDGVFIYVGMDPLTESVRSLGITNDAGYVLTDEKMYTKVKGVFAAGDVREKMLRQVVTATGDGSIAAQSAQHYVEELNEALKEQNVTIS
- a CDS encoding antibiotic biosynthesis monooxygenase, with translation MFVQVRKTVVTEGNADKVVDRFSGEGLIEKQEGFVDLTVMVKKVQRGDEEVMVLVRWESEEHWKQWEKSDAHIAGHKANRGKPAPEYIVSVDVGAYHVASVKKAPNAS
- the rapZ gene encoding RNase adapter RapZ; this encodes MTELGNDKAINLLIITGMSGAGKTVAVQSLEDLGYFCVDNLPPVLIPKFAELVKQSGGSIERVALVIDLRGREFFESLSDTIESLNQMNGLSYHILYLDASDTTLVSRYKETRRRHPLSPNGSPLEGIHAERRLLQEMKGWAHQIIDTSQMKPAQLREKIISQYGQQGSPLTINVLSFGFKYGAPIDADLMFDVRFLPNPHYVEELRPKTGCDREVADYVMKHSETQEFLGKLTDFLAFTLPHYQREGKSQLVIGIGCTGGKHRSVAIAEHLGETFGKDFTVRVSHRDIEKNK
- a CDS encoding tetratricopeptide repeat protein, with translation MKHNKGILKKTTVVDFKQDAAFFLDRGTRFLNRYDYEKALRSFRRAIELEPTNAECHCHLASALAETGQFEASNDVLYEVIEKWDTSMTEVYFYMANNYANLEDYQMAEEMAIRYLQEDGNGPYREEAEELLDYIYFELDMPPRHFLPSDKEDVFSKHERARRSLEEGRFLEALDILKEIVEADPSFLPAWNNLSLAYYYVGDFQNAMKTIEKTLELEQGNLHALCNLAVLLSHHNQAAELITLMDMLKKVVPFHPENTYKLATTMGVLGQHDEAYFHYQRMLRAGRPNEACTYHYAAISAYLSGRKDQALRWWQKAKQMDPEAGIADQYIQMVKNEQEGETIKPIPYQYNPPQRNVSWEQASFTGVEDFKTDPMIRASLLWALQHGRDEVKFAVLQTLSLIGDDEAEQAVRQFYHATDDPQLQKLALLALADMGAAMPEHLPKQTAPEETTGESVEESIRRYLLESGQASAGNWCLQVWREHGEYASGQVQVRKAVAWVAALEYVYGAVTHDKKSQAHLAEKYGISVSTVAKCVKVLTTLDFK
- a CDS encoding HPr family phosphocarrier protein; amino-acid sequence: MVQQQVVVQLKTGLQARPAAFFVQEANRFAAEVFVEKDNKKVNAKSIMGIMSLAISSGTEITISAEGPDASQAVKSLANLVSKEE
- a CDS encoding metallophosphoesterase family protein; translation: MTTKTIAVLSDVHSNVYALDAVLSDIARRGIDTVVNLGDTLFGPVAPVESAKRLMERSDIVSIMGNCDRALLQEESPSLTFQQVKPLLTQEMLEWIRTFRNAWVFEDILFCHGTPFSDEQYLLEEVNERGATAKNVLEVAELLREVPQSIVVCGHTHLPRCVHLPDGKLVLNPGSVGFPAYYEDAPYPHVMEAMSPHARYAILRQTKNGWGIEQVMLPYDWEQAAKLAEKAGRPDYSHAIRTGFAYIPAE
- the clpP gene encoding ATP-dependent Clp endopeptidase proteolytic subunit ClpP; the encoded protein is MNLIPTVIEQTNRGERAYDIYSRLLKDRIIFLGTPINDTVANIVVAQLLFLQAEDPDKDISLYINSPGGSITAGMAIYDTMNFIKPAVSTICIGMAASMGAFLLAAGEKGKRFALPNSEVMIHQPLGGAQGQASDIEIAAKRILKMRDHLNKILAERTGQPLERIQKDTDRDNFLTAAEAVEYGLIDKVITSEPSSKK
- a CDS encoding H-type small acid-soluble spore protein; the encoded protein is MDLTRAREIVRSEDKIVVHYKGDSVWIDELDESTATARVHTERNPASSLRVEVEQLEER
- a CDS encoding copper amine oxidase N-terminal domain-containing protein → MLRKIPAMLLTAALLTSSVAATAAFAQTAPVQQQKIKVNLNNKELPFPQDIVTENGVAYVNASTLAIALGGSAAWDTMNKSLLVAKDKTYALRMYQNSTFAYKNGKETRVPYAPRVTTGAVLVPLVFIAQELGAKVTYDAKTLTYNLSIEVKS
- a CDS encoding YvcK family protein; this encodes MPTKGMGRLQPRQLRIVVIGGGTGLSVLLRGLKHEPVHITAIVTVADDGGSSGRLREEMDMLPPGDIRNVLTALADTEPLMEKVMQYRFSTGTGLAGHNLGNLLLAAMNEITGDFVTAVKTLSGVLAVRGDVLPASTQSIRLVAEMTDGSLVMGESQIPLTGKEIKRVFLDPEDAVPLSEALAAIEEADAILIGPGSLYTSILPNLLVRGLFAAIKQATAPKIYICNVMTQPGETDGFTASKHVNVMYEHVDGPFLDTIIVNSAELPGHVLEKYAEKGAAPVPCDLKKLRQLGLHVVAKPLVTFEDGFLRHDAQAVSKQVVALVKRRRKVLKIEKE
- the whiA gene encoding DNA-binding protein WhiA, with protein sequence MSFAAQTKKELTMQEGADCCSKAELSALIRMNGSLQFGAGRLVLDVTTENAAIARRIYTLIKRLFHIHAELLVRKKMRLKKNNVYIVRIPSKANEILQDLGIMDQSLSFVPGIAPELVKKSCCRAAYLRGAFLAGGSVNHPEASSYHLEIFTSYQDFCEALTKIANRYKLNAKCIERKKGYVFYIKEGEKITEFLSLIGAHQALLYFEDVRIVKDMRNSVNRLHNCEIANINKTVNAATQQLENIQLIDQEIGLENLPKRLREVAELRVAHPDINLKELGEMLPSGVVSKSGVNHRLRKINEIADKLREKQNISM